A single window of Ictalurus furcatus strain D&B chromosome 3, Billie_1.0, whole genome shotgun sequence DNA harbors:
- the pank2 gene encoding pantothenate kinase 2, mitochondrial: MQEDVSDFNALVVTLKAFKKKGGRTSVMELNGYHCDSELKDEDTTETRLLRSRAEAPCGFVGTAELERSPAGGGPHPERLVSNSSSGRQRIDSLKKNRPPFPWFGMDIGGTLVKLVYFEPKDITAEEEQEEVESLKSIRHYLTSHTAYGKTGIRDVHLELTDLTLWGRRGSLHFIRFPTQELPAFLQMGRDKHFSSLHTTLCATGGGAYKFEADFRTTADLQLLKLDELDCLIKGVLYIDSVVSNGPPECYYYENPTDPEHCEQKAYNLENPYPLLLVNIGSGVSILAVYSKDNYKRVTGTSLGGGTFLGLCCLLTGCSTFEEALEMASMGESTRVDKLVRDIYGGDYERFGLPGWAVASSFGSMICKEKRDSVSKEDLARATLVTITNNIGSITRMCALNESIERVVFVGNFLRVNTLSMKLLAYAMDYWSKGQLKALFLRHEGYFGAVGALLELMNSS, from the exons ATGCAGGAGGATGTGTCCGATTTTAACGCTCTGGTTGTAACTTTAaaagctttcaaaaaaaaaggtgggCGCACCTCTGTCATGGAGCTGAATGGTTACCACTGTGACAGTGAGCTCAAAGATGAGGACACGACGGAGACACGGCTTCTCCGCTCTAGGGCCGAAGCGCCTTGTGGCTTCGTCGGTACAGCGGAACTGGAGCGCAGTCCTGCCGGGGGAGGCCCTCACCCAGAGCGGCTTGTGTCGAACTCGAGCTCTGGGAGACAGAGGATCGACTCGCTGAAGAAAAACAGGCCGC CTTTCCCATGGTTTGGCATGGATATAGGTGGTACTTTGGTCAAGCTGGTTTACTTTGAGCCCAAAGACATCACCGCAGAAGAAGAGCAGGAGGAGGTAGAAAGTCTGAAAAGTATCCGCCATTACCTCACTTCACACACGGCCTATGGTAAAACGGGCATCCGAGACGTGCACCTGGAGCTGACTGACCTGACTCTGTGGGGGCGCAGGGGCAGCCTACACTTCATCCGCTTTCCCACACAAGAGCTCCCAGCTTTTCTGCAGATGGGCCGAGACAAGCATTTCTCCAGCCTGCATACCACTCTCTGTGCCACTGGTGGTGGCGCGTACAAGTTTGAGGCTGATTTCCGCACG ACGGCAGACCTGCAGCTTCTGAAGCTGGACGAGTTAGACTGTCTGATTAAGGGTGTCCTTTACATCGACTCAGTGGTCTCAAATGGTCCCCCTGAGTGTTACTACTATGAGAACCCCACAGACCCGGAGCATTGCGAACAGAAAGCCTACAATCTGGAGAACCCTTACCCTCTGCTCCTGGTCAACATTGGATCCGGTGTCAGCATACTGGCCGTCTACTCCAAAGACAACTACAAACGAGTCACTGGTACCAG TTTGGGTGGTGGTACTTTCCTTGGGCTGTGTTGCTTGCTCACTGGCTGCTCTACCTTTGAAGAGGCGCTGGAAATGGCTTCGATGGGAGAAAGCACTCGTGTGGATAAACTGGTCAGAGACATTTACGGGGGTGACTATGAGAGATTTGGCTTGCCAGGATGGGCTGTTGCTTCTAG tTTTGGGAGCATGATTTGCAAAGAAAAGCGAGATTCCGTCTCAAAAGAGGATCTGGCTAGAGCCACACTTGTCACCATCACAAACAACATTGGTTCAATCACACGCATGTGTGCACTAAATGAG AGCATCGAGAGAGTGGTGTTTGTTGGGAACTTCTTGCGGGTGAACACATTATCCATGAAGTTGCTGGCATATGCTATGGACTACTGGAGTAAAGGACAACTCAAAGCTCTGTTCCTCAgacatgag GGCTACTTCGGTGCTGTTGGAGCGCTGTTGGAACTGATGAACTCGTCTTGA
- the loxl3b gene encoding lysyl oxidase homolog 3B isoform X1 — protein sequence MEHSQWWRHVVFLFFGIWVPSCFAQTASTVRPSPTPTVKSPEYLKFRLAGHPRKHNEGRIEVFYKGEWGTICDDDFSLANAHVLCRQLGFVSATGWAHSAKYGKGTGKIWLDNVQCSGSERSISVCKSRGWGSSDCTHDEDAGVICKDERLPGFVDSNIIEVQMDERHVEEVRLRPVVSSKRLPVIEGVVEVKYKDRWAQICDNGWTPKNSRVVCGMMGFPHERKVNKNFYKQEAKAKAITKASSKSKPGNSATAKRLYADRQKNYFLVHSVACLGTEVHLAACPLEFNHVNATESCPGGMPAVVSCVPGPEYAQNRAMKKKLKSSSTVRLKGGAKPGEGRVEVLKGNEWGTVCDDRWNMQSASVVCRELGYGSAKEALTGARMGQGIGPIYMNEVQCTGHERSLWNCRYKNITAEDCKHTEDAAVRCNVPYMGFEKTVRITGGRTRYEGRVEVLRTSTNGTQHWGLICGEGWGTSEAMVVCRQLGLGYSNHGMQETWYWDGSNVTNMVMSGVKCTGDELALSQCQQHKTVTCQKTAARFAAGVICSETASDLVLNASLVQQTAYIEDRPLHMLYCAAEEDCLSKSAAKVNWPYGHRRLLRFSSQIHNIGRADFRPKAGRHSWVWHACHGHYHSMDIFTHYDLLSVNGTKVAEGHKASFCLEDSDCQEGVSKRYECANFGEQGITVGCWDLYRHDIDCQWIDITDVKPGNYIMQVVINPNFEVSESDYTNNAMKCNCKYDGHRIWFHNCHTGDAFSEEAERKFEKYPGQLNNEIS from the exons ATGGAGCACTCTCAGTGGTGGAGACACGTAGTCTTCCTCTTTTTTGGCATTTGGGTTCCATCATGCTTCGCTCAGACGGCATCCACTGTGCGCCCAAGTCCCACCCCAACAGTCAAGTCACCTGAGTATCTGAAGTTTCGACTAGCTGGTCATCCGCGAAAGCACAATGAGGGCCGAATCGAGGTTTTCTATAAGGGCGAATGGGGAACCATCTGTGACGATGACTTCTCACTGGCCAATGCTCATGTGCTCTGTCGCCAGCTCGGGTTTGTCTCTGCTACAGGCTGGGCCCACAGCGCCAAATACGGAAAGGGCACAg gtaaGATCTGGTTAGATAACGTGCAGTGCAGTGGCAGTGAGAGGAGTATATCAGTGTGTAAGTCACGGGGATGGGGCAGCAGTGACTGTACTCATGATGAAGATGCTGGGGTGATCTGTAAGGATGAGAGGCTGCCAGGATTTGTTGACTCCAACATCATAGAG GTGCAGATGGATGAAAGGCATGTGGAGGAGGTGCGTCTCCGGCCTGTGGTATCCAGCAAAAGGCTGCCAGTGATAGAGGGAGTGGTGGAAGTAAAGTATAAAGACAGATGGGCCCAAATCTGTGATAACGGCTGGACACCTAAAAACTCAAGGGTTGTTTGCGGCATGATGGGTTTCCCCCATGAGAGGAAGGTCAACAAGAACTTCTACAA GCAAGAAGCCAAAGCTAAAGCTATCACTAAAGCTAGTTCTAAGTCTAAACCTGGCAACTCGGCCACAGCCAAAAG ACTGTATGCAGACCGGCAGAAGAATTACTTCCTGGTTCACTCTGTGGCATGTTTAGGCACGGAGGTTCACCTAGCTGCCTGTCCTCTGGAGTTTAACCACGTTAATGCCACTGAAAGCTGCCCAGGTGGCATGCCTGCTGTCGTCAGCTGTGTGCCTGGACCAGAGTATGCTCAAAACCGTGCCATGAAGAAAAAACTCAAATCCTCG AGCACAGTGCGTCTGAAAGGCGGAGCAAAGCCAGGAGAGGGCCGTGTGGAGGTGCTGAAAGGCAATGAATGGGGGACAGTGTGTGATGATCGCTGGAACATGCAGTCTGCCAGCGTGGTGTGCAGAGAACTGGGCTATGGCTCTGCTAAGGAGGCTCTTACTGGAGCTCGCATGGGACAAG gcaTTGGTCCAATCTACATGAACGAGGTCCAGTGCACAGGTCATGAGCGTTCTCTATGGAACTGCCGCTATAAGAACATTACTGCTGAAGACTGCAAGCACACAGAGGATGCTGCAGTCCGATGTAACGTGCCATACATGGGCTTTGAGAAAACG GTCCGTATCACAGGCGGTCGAACACGCTATGAAGGCCGTGTGGAAGTGTTGCGCACCAGCACTAACGGAACACAACACTGGGGTCTGATCTGTGGAGAAGGCTGGGGTACCAGTGAGGCCATGGTGGTGTGCAGACAGCTGGGCCTTGGATACTCCAACCATGGCATGCAA GAAACGTGGTACTGGGACGGCAGTAATGTGACTAACATGGTGATGAGCGGCGTGAAGTGCACGGGAGACGAACTGGCCCTCAGCCAGTGCCAGCAACACAAAACCGTCACCTGCCAGAAAACAGCTGCACGGTTCGCTGCAGGCGTTATCTGCTCAGAGA CTGCATCTGATCTGGTTTTGAACGCATCTCTGGTGCAGCAGACGGCATATATTGAGGACCGTCCTCTGCACATGCTGTACTGCGCTGCAGAGGAGGACTGTCTGTCTAAAAGTGCCGCGAAAGTCAACTGGCCCTACGGCCACCGTCGCCTGCTCCGCTTCTCCTCGCAGATCCACAACATTGGTCGTGCTGACTTCAGGCCTAAAGCTGGACGCCACTCCTGGGTCTGGCACGCATGCCATGG GCATTATCACAGTATGGATATCTTCACACACTATGACTTGCTGAGTGTCAATGGCACCAAGGTGGCAGAGGGACACAAAGCTAGCTTCTGTCTAGAAGACAGCGACTGTCAGGAGG GTGTTTCCAAGCGTTATGAATGTGCTAATTTTGGAGAGCAGGGCATCACAGTAGGATGCTGGGATCTGTACCGGCATGATATCGACTGCCAGTGGATCGACATCACTGATGTCAAACCAGGAAATTACATCATGCAG GTTGTGATAAATCCTAATTTTGAGGTGTCTGAGAGCGACTACACAAATAATGCCATGAAATGCAACTGCAAATATGATGGCCACAGGATCTGGTTTCACAACTGTCATACCG GTGATGCTTTCAGTGAGGAGGCAGAGAGGAAGTTTGAGAAATACCCAGGACAGCTCAATAATGAGATCTCCTAA
- the loxl3b gene encoding lysyl oxidase homolog 3B isoform X3: MEHSQWWRHVVFLFFGIWVPSCFAQTASTVRPSPTPTVKSPEYLKFRLAGHPRKHNEGRIEVFYKGEWGTICDDDFSLANAHVLCRQLGFVSATGWAHSAKYGKGTGKIWLDNVQCSGSERSISVCKSRGWGSSDCTHDEDAGVICKDERLPGFVDSNIIEVQMDERHVEEVRLRPVVSSKRLPVIEGVVEVKYKDRWAQICDNGWTPKNSRVVCGMMGFPHERKVNKNFYKHLRKRSTVPKVKIRVKADRQEAKAKAITKASSKSKPGNSATAKRLYADRQKNYFLVHSVACLGTEVHLAACPLEFNHVNATESCPGGMPAVVSCVPGPEYAQNRAMKKKLKSSSTVRLKGGAKPGEGRVEVLKGNEWGTVCDDRWNMQSASVVCRELGYGSAKEALTGARMGQGIGPIYMNEVQCTGHERSLWNCRYKNITAEDCKHTEDAAVRCNVPYMGFEKTVRITGGRTRYEGRVEVLRTSTNGTQHWGLICGEGWGTSEAMVVCRQLGLGYSNHGMQVRLVGGRSEYEGRVEVWVGQRWGSVCSEGWTTKEAMVACRQLGLGFSMHAITETWYWDGSNVTNMVMSGVKCTGDELALSQCQQHKTVTCQKTAARFAAGVICSETASDLVLNASLVQQTAYIEDRPLHMLYCAAEEDCLSKSAAKVNWPYGHRRLLRFSSQIHNIGRADFRPKAGRHSWVWHACHGHYHSMDIFTHYDLLSVNGTKVAEGHKASFCLEDSDCQEGVSKRYECANFGEQGITVGCWDLYRHDIDCQWIDITDVKPGNYIMQVVINPNFEVSESDYTNNAMKCNCKYDGHRIWFHNCHTGDAFSEEAERKFEKYPGQLNNEIS; encoded by the exons ATGGAGCACTCTCAGTGGTGGAGACACGTAGTCTTCCTCTTTTTTGGCATTTGGGTTCCATCATGCTTCGCTCAGACGGCATCCACTGTGCGCCCAAGTCCCACCCCAACAGTCAAGTCACCTGAGTATCTGAAGTTTCGACTAGCTGGTCATCCGCGAAAGCACAATGAGGGCCGAATCGAGGTTTTCTATAAGGGCGAATGGGGAACCATCTGTGACGATGACTTCTCACTGGCCAATGCTCATGTGCTCTGTCGCCAGCTCGGGTTTGTCTCTGCTACAGGCTGGGCCCACAGCGCCAAATACGGAAAGGGCACAg gtaaGATCTGGTTAGATAACGTGCAGTGCAGTGGCAGTGAGAGGAGTATATCAGTGTGTAAGTCACGGGGATGGGGCAGCAGTGACTGTACTCATGATGAAGATGCTGGGGTGATCTGTAAGGATGAGAGGCTGCCAGGATTTGTTGACTCCAACATCATAGAG GTGCAGATGGATGAAAGGCATGTGGAGGAGGTGCGTCTCCGGCCTGTGGTATCCAGCAAAAGGCTGCCAGTGATAGAGGGAGTGGTGGAAGTAAAGTATAAAGACAGATGGGCCCAAATCTGTGATAACGGCTGGACACCTAAAAACTCAAGGGTTGTTTGCGGCATGATGGGTTTCCCCCATGAGAGGAAGGTCAACAAGAACTTCTACAA GCATCTCAGAAAGAGATCCACTGTGCCAAAAGTCAAAATTAGAGTAAAAGCAGACAG GCAAGAAGCCAAAGCTAAAGCTATCACTAAAGCTAGTTCTAAGTCTAAACCTGGCAACTCGGCCACAGCCAAAAG ACTGTATGCAGACCGGCAGAAGAATTACTTCCTGGTTCACTCTGTGGCATGTTTAGGCACGGAGGTTCACCTAGCTGCCTGTCCTCTGGAGTTTAACCACGTTAATGCCACTGAAAGCTGCCCAGGTGGCATGCCTGCTGTCGTCAGCTGTGTGCCTGGACCAGAGTATGCTCAAAACCGTGCCATGAAGAAAAAACTCAAATCCTCG AGCACAGTGCGTCTGAAAGGCGGAGCAAAGCCAGGAGAGGGCCGTGTGGAGGTGCTGAAAGGCAATGAATGGGGGACAGTGTGTGATGATCGCTGGAACATGCAGTCTGCCAGCGTGGTGTGCAGAGAACTGGGCTATGGCTCTGCTAAGGAGGCTCTTACTGGAGCTCGCATGGGACAAG gcaTTGGTCCAATCTACATGAACGAGGTCCAGTGCACAGGTCATGAGCGTTCTCTATGGAACTGCCGCTATAAGAACATTACTGCTGAAGACTGCAAGCACACAGAGGATGCTGCAGTCCGATGTAACGTGCCATACATGGGCTTTGAGAAAACG GTCCGTATCACAGGCGGTCGAACACGCTATGAAGGCCGTGTGGAAGTGTTGCGCACCAGCACTAACGGAACACAACACTGGGGTCTGATCTGTGGAGAAGGCTGGGGTACCAGTGAGGCCATGGTGGTGTGCAGACAGCTGGGCCTTGGATACTCCAACCATGGCATGCAA GTACGGCTGGTGGGTGGGCGGTCAGAGTATGAGGGGAGAGTGGAGGTTTGGGTGGGTCAGCGCTGGGGCAGTGTGTGCAGTGAGGGCTGGACCACCAAAGAGGCCATGGTGGCTTGCAGACAGCTAGGGCTGGGGTTCAGCATGCATGCTATTACT GAAACGTGGTACTGGGACGGCAGTAATGTGACTAACATGGTGATGAGCGGCGTGAAGTGCACGGGAGACGAACTGGCCCTCAGCCAGTGCCAGCAACACAAAACCGTCACCTGCCAGAAAACAGCTGCACGGTTCGCTGCAGGCGTTATCTGCTCAGAGA CTGCATCTGATCTGGTTTTGAACGCATCTCTGGTGCAGCAGACGGCATATATTGAGGACCGTCCTCTGCACATGCTGTACTGCGCTGCAGAGGAGGACTGTCTGTCTAAAAGTGCCGCGAAAGTCAACTGGCCCTACGGCCACCGTCGCCTGCTCCGCTTCTCCTCGCAGATCCACAACATTGGTCGTGCTGACTTCAGGCCTAAAGCTGGACGCCACTCCTGGGTCTGGCACGCATGCCATGG GCATTATCACAGTATGGATATCTTCACACACTATGACTTGCTGAGTGTCAATGGCACCAAGGTGGCAGAGGGACACAAAGCTAGCTTCTGTCTAGAAGACAGCGACTGTCAGGAGG GTGTTTCCAAGCGTTATGAATGTGCTAATTTTGGAGAGCAGGGCATCACAGTAGGATGCTGGGATCTGTACCGGCATGATATCGACTGCCAGTGGATCGACATCACTGATGTCAAACCAGGAAATTACATCATGCAG GTTGTGATAAATCCTAATTTTGAGGTGTCTGAGAGCGACTACACAAATAATGCCATGAAATGCAACTGCAAATATGATGGCCACAGGATCTGGTTTCACAACTGTCATACCG GTGATGCTTTCAGTGAGGAGGCAGAGAGGAAGTTTGAGAAATACCCAGGACAGCTCAATAATGAGATCTCCTAA
- the loxl3b gene encoding lysyl oxidase homolog 3B isoform X2, whose product MEHSQWWRHVVFLFFGIWVPSCFAQTASTVRPSPTPTVKSPEYLKFRLAGHPRKHNEGRIEVFYKGEWGTICDDDFSLANAHVLCRQLGFVSATGWAHSAKYGKGTGKIWLDNVQCSGSERSISVCKSRGWGSSDCTHDEDAGVICKDERLPGFVDSNIIEVQMDERHVEEVRLRPVVSSKRLPVIEGVVEVKYKDRWAQICDNGWTPKNSRVVCGMMGFPHERKVNKNFYKLYADRQKNYFLVHSVACLGTEVHLAACPLEFNHVNATESCPGGMPAVVSCVPGPEYAQNRAMKKKLKSSSTVRLKGGAKPGEGRVEVLKGNEWGTVCDDRWNMQSASVVCRELGYGSAKEALTGARMGQGIGPIYMNEVQCTGHERSLWNCRYKNITAEDCKHTEDAAVRCNVPYMGFEKTVRITGGRTRYEGRVEVLRTSTNGTQHWGLICGEGWGTSEAMVVCRQLGLGYSNHGMQETWYWDGSNVTNMVMSGVKCTGDELALSQCQQHKTVTCQKTAARFAAGVICSETASDLVLNASLVQQTAYIEDRPLHMLYCAAEEDCLSKSAAKVNWPYGHRRLLRFSSQIHNIGRADFRPKAGRHSWVWHACHGHYHSMDIFTHYDLLSVNGTKVAEGHKASFCLEDSDCQEGVSKRYECANFGEQGITVGCWDLYRHDIDCQWIDITDVKPGNYIMQVVINPNFEVSESDYTNNAMKCNCKYDGHRIWFHNCHTGDAFSEEAERKFEKYPGQLNNEIS is encoded by the exons ATGGAGCACTCTCAGTGGTGGAGACACGTAGTCTTCCTCTTTTTTGGCATTTGGGTTCCATCATGCTTCGCTCAGACGGCATCCACTGTGCGCCCAAGTCCCACCCCAACAGTCAAGTCACCTGAGTATCTGAAGTTTCGACTAGCTGGTCATCCGCGAAAGCACAATGAGGGCCGAATCGAGGTTTTCTATAAGGGCGAATGGGGAACCATCTGTGACGATGACTTCTCACTGGCCAATGCTCATGTGCTCTGTCGCCAGCTCGGGTTTGTCTCTGCTACAGGCTGGGCCCACAGCGCCAAATACGGAAAGGGCACAg gtaaGATCTGGTTAGATAACGTGCAGTGCAGTGGCAGTGAGAGGAGTATATCAGTGTGTAAGTCACGGGGATGGGGCAGCAGTGACTGTACTCATGATGAAGATGCTGGGGTGATCTGTAAGGATGAGAGGCTGCCAGGATTTGTTGACTCCAACATCATAGAG GTGCAGATGGATGAAAGGCATGTGGAGGAGGTGCGTCTCCGGCCTGTGGTATCCAGCAAAAGGCTGCCAGTGATAGAGGGAGTGGTGGAAGTAAAGTATAAAGACAGATGGGCCCAAATCTGTGATAACGGCTGGACACCTAAAAACTCAAGGGTTGTTTGCGGCATGATGGGTTTCCCCCATGAGAGGAAGGTCAACAAGAACTTCTACAA ACTGTATGCAGACCGGCAGAAGAATTACTTCCTGGTTCACTCTGTGGCATGTTTAGGCACGGAGGTTCACCTAGCTGCCTGTCCTCTGGAGTTTAACCACGTTAATGCCACTGAAAGCTGCCCAGGTGGCATGCCTGCTGTCGTCAGCTGTGTGCCTGGACCAGAGTATGCTCAAAACCGTGCCATGAAGAAAAAACTCAAATCCTCG AGCACAGTGCGTCTGAAAGGCGGAGCAAAGCCAGGAGAGGGCCGTGTGGAGGTGCTGAAAGGCAATGAATGGGGGACAGTGTGTGATGATCGCTGGAACATGCAGTCTGCCAGCGTGGTGTGCAGAGAACTGGGCTATGGCTCTGCTAAGGAGGCTCTTACTGGAGCTCGCATGGGACAAG gcaTTGGTCCAATCTACATGAACGAGGTCCAGTGCACAGGTCATGAGCGTTCTCTATGGAACTGCCGCTATAAGAACATTACTGCTGAAGACTGCAAGCACACAGAGGATGCTGCAGTCCGATGTAACGTGCCATACATGGGCTTTGAGAAAACG GTCCGTATCACAGGCGGTCGAACACGCTATGAAGGCCGTGTGGAAGTGTTGCGCACCAGCACTAACGGAACACAACACTGGGGTCTGATCTGTGGAGAAGGCTGGGGTACCAGTGAGGCCATGGTGGTGTGCAGACAGCTGGGCCTTGGATACTCCAACCATGGCATGCAA GAAACGTGGTACTGGGACGGCAGTAATGTGACTAACATGGTGATGAGCGGCGTGAAGTGCACGGGAGACGAACTGGCCCTCAGCCAGTGCCAGCAACACAAAACCGTCACCTGCCAGAAAACAGCTGCACGGTTCGCTGCAGGCGTTATCTGCTCAGAGA CTGCATCTGATCTGGTTTTGAACGCATCTCTGGTGCAGCAGACGGCATATATTGAGGACCGTCCTCTGCACATGCTGTACTGCGCTGCAGAGGAGGACTGTCTGTCTAAAAGTGCCGCGAAAGTCAACTGGCCCTACGGCCACCGTCGCCTGCTCCGCTTCTCCTCGCAGATCCACAACATTGGTCGTGCTGACTTCAGGCCTAAAGCTGGACGCCACTCCTGGGTCTGGCACGCATGCCATGG GCATTATCACAGTATGGATATCTTCACACACTATGACTTGCTGAGTGTCAATGGCACCAAGGTGGCAGAGGGACACAAAGCTAGCTTCTGTCTAGAAGACAGCGACTGTCAGGAGG GTGTTTCCAAGCGTTATGAATGTGCTAATTTTGGAGAGCAGGGCATCACAGTAGGATGCTGGGATCTGTACCGGCATGATATCGACTGCCAGTGGATCGACATCACTGATGTCAAACCAGGAAATTACATCATGCAG GTTGTGATAAATCCTAATTTTGAGGTGTCTGAGAGCGACTACACAAATAATGCCATGAAATGCAACTGCAAATATGATGGCCACAGGATCTGGTTTCACAACTGTCATACCG GTGATGCTTTCAGTGAGGAGGCAGAGAGGAAGTTTGAGAAATACCCAGGACAGCTCAATAATGAGATCTCCTAA
- the LOC128605501 gene encoding serine protease HTRA2, mitochondrial: MATIPRPLIRSIICLQESGRHVKLSPLGLVRTVSNTCSGEQTKEKTPIFRAPVSGGGREGGGGSARTYLLGAAALGLGLSGAALHSERDKDVSQRTRFLTKTVNHFLIPQAYCAAPYKDDTPRYKYNFIADVVEKSAPAVVYIEILGRHPFSGREIPISNGSGFIIKADGLIVTNAHVVANKRGVRVKLANGETYNATVQDVDQAADIATIKINAKHPLPTLCLGKSLDVRQGEFVVAMGSPFALRNTITSGIVSSAQRGSKELGLSNGNMDYIQTDAAIDFGNSGGPLINLDGEVIGINTMKVTAGISFAIPSDRLRLFLEHAADKKSSWFSGSENKRRYIGVTMLTLTPSIIAELKMRDPSFPDVAHGILIHRVITGSPANRAGMKPGDIVVEVNGVKVNTSEEIYNAVRTSDSINMVLRRGQDLLMLHMTTEFTE; this comes from the exons ATGGCAACAATACCTCGTCCTCTCATAAGGTCCATCATATGCCTCCAGGAGAGTGGACGTCATGTAAAATTGTCGCCACTGGGACTTGTTCGAACTGTATCCAACACATGTTCGGGGGAGCAAACTAAAGAGAAAACGCCGATCTTTAGAGCCCCGGTGTCGGGAGGAGGACGGGAAGGCGGTGGTGGTTCAGCTCGGACATATCTCCTTGGAGCCGCGGCGTTAGGACTGGGGCTGAGTGGAGCTGCTTTACACAGTGAGCGGGATAAAGATGTCTCTCAGAGGACAAGATTTCTCACAAAGACTGTAAACCACTTCCTCATACCCCAAGCTTACTGTGCTGCCCCATACAAAGACGACACTCCGCGGTATAAATACAACTTTATTGCGGATGTAGTGGAGAAGTCAGCGCCAGCTGTAGTCTACATTGAGATATTAGGGCG GCATCCATTCTCTGGCCGTGAGATCCCTATCTCTAATGGATCTGGCTTCATCATCAAGGCTGATGGCCTCATAGTGACCAACGCTCATGTAGTAGCCAACAAGCGTGGGGTTCGTGTCAAACTTGCCAACGGAGAGACATACAATGCCACTGTACAAGATGTGGACCAGGCTGCAGACATTGCAACAATTAAAATCAATGCCAAG CATCCCTTGCCCACATTGTGTCTTGGAAAGTCGTTAGATGTACGTCAGGGGGAGTTTGTGGTTGCCATGGGGAGCCCTTTCGCTCTGAGGAACACCATCACATCTGGAATAGTTAGTTCGGCTCAAAGAGGCAGCAAAGAGCTGGGGCTGTCTAATGGCAACATGGACTACATACAGACCGATGCTGCCATAGAT TTTGGGAATTCAGGTGGTCCACTTATTAATTTG gATGGCGAGGTCATTGGTATTAATACCATGAAGGTGACGGCTGGGATTTCCTTTGCCATTCCCTCTGACAGGCTTCGTCTTTTCCTTGAGCATGCAGCTGACAAAAAGA GTTCCTGGTTTAGTGGGTCTGAAAACAAACGGCGCTACATAGGAGTGACGATGTTAACTCTCACACCCAG TATAATCGCTGAGTTGAAGATGCGCGATCCCTCCTTCCCTGATGTAGCACATGGAATCCTCATCCATCGTGTCATCACTGGCTCTCCAGCCAACAG agcggGTATGAAACCAGGTGACATTGTGGTGGAGGTCAATGGCGTGAAGGTGAACACATCAGAAGAAATCTATAATGCAGTACGGACAAGTGACAGCATCAACATGGTACTGCGCAGAGGTCAAGACCTCCTGATGCTGCACATGACAACTGAGTTCACAGAATAA
- the mrps26 gene encoding 28S ribosomal protein S26, mitochondrial, whose amino-acid sequence MFSVVVRSRTPVSLMLSPRFGVVVESVRGRKSRTDPKAKSKAGRIKTPPPVDPVEMVVLKERFTEYNLIMRALRLQFKEEMLRKRYEEETGSLAEERAKQEAEEHRSLMAWNDAENLRLRKIRELRVQTETETAEQRRKEAAILRQQELENYIKEKEREILQLQEEAKNFITLENLDQRIEEVLDNPKNYNFAIDKEGRVVKRTALQ is encoded by the exons atgttttcggTTGTAGTTCGGAGCCGGACTCCGGTCTCTCTTATGCTGTCCCCTCGGTTCGGTGTTGTAGTTGAGAGTGTACGGGGCAGGAAGTCTCGCACTGACCCGAAAGCCAAGTCTAAAGCGGGCCGAATCAAGACCCCGCCCCCGGTGGACCCTGTGGAGATGGTGGTGCTGAAGGAGCGCTTCACTGAGTATAACCTCATCATGAGGGCGCTTAG gTTACAGTTTAAAGAGGAGATGCTGAGGAAGcgctatgaggaagaaaccggCTCTTTAGCGGAAGAGAGAGCCAAGCAGGAGGCTGAGGAACACAGATCATTAATGGCCTGGAATGATGCAGAAAACCTCAGATTGCGAAAAATCCG TGAGCTGCGTgtgcagacagagacagagactgcTGAACAGAGGAGGAAAGAGGCAGCAATTTTGCGTCAACAAGAGCTTGAGAAttacataaaagaaaaagagagagaaatcctGCAGCTACAG gaAGAGGCAAAGAACTTTATTACACTGGAAAATTTGGATCAGCGGATTGAGGAGGTGTTGGACAACCCCAAAAACTACAACTTTGCTATAGATAAAGAGGGACGAGTGGTCAAACGAACTGCACTGCAATAA